A window of Phragmites australis chromosome 15, lpPhrAust1.1, whole genome shotgun sequence genomic DNA:
gcacatgcaataagccaaaaccgcatcatatcccgtgctcccatGTCTTCACCGCTTACAGGGACATGGACGGCAACGACGGATCACGGTACGTATCACTGTACTTCATGATTGATATATTGAGGAGCATATGGCTTTCAAAGATGcgttccttcaacatcggaagcaaCTACAAAGCGATTGAGGGGACTAAGTGAGTAATTTATCCTTGAGCACGACGCACGGATCATGGAAGGCCTAGAGTCACGAGGCTGTATGGTGACATTGATGCAGCAGATGCTACTGATAGCCTACGCAAgtgcaaaatttgcaaacaacctAGCCATGACAGGAGGATTTTCCCGACCCagcagtaaactatcaggccaCGATTGAACTGTATTGTATTAGGgttgttgcaatttagtttattttatgaAGTTGATCGCAGACATGGTTTGTATTATAAAttattattcacctattagttgtactacctattttgtaatatatcgtaaTGGTACAGGCATCACATACATGTTCATGTAATATACTGTATCGTTGTTATTCACATAATAGCTGTTGTCTTacgttatttttttattgaatcatgaagcttgaaatcgtTGTCATGGCTCACGGTCATCTTCCTTAGCTTCTTCAGCTGCAGTACAATGAGAACCATAGGGTGGGATGATTTTCACGGGGCAACAGATACaacgattatatgtgcttttgaaTTATCACGATAATTAGTTACTTATTCAGTACATGTATTgaatacctttgcagttggTTCCGTTGCGTGCCAGGAGTGTGCAcatgattaaggagttagaccctcgattctaCAAGCCACTCGCATGAGTAGGACTACTATCACTCGCTCTCTTGATGACCGGAGCTGCCATGGCAGGCGGTGGCAGGACATCTCTCCCGCCGATTGAGGTGTCACTGCCACAACTCTCATGGACCGGTGGCGTCATGAGACACACacattccactttccttttggcgatattgaaagtgcctagagggggggtgaataggcttttctgaaaattaaaactaaacagcggattaaaagctgccggatactccggtgaaggtcggatactccggtctagtccggagtctccggtctatacaggatatCAAGAATAACTATGAATTAGAGCGAGCAGCTACAATCTAAAGGTGATACtaagtctactagatatcataaagcttaaacaacaataaatactagcAAGTTGATCACTAAgacaatttatatgtaaattctcaaatccacacgattaagtaaattgcacaaataacaACACAAGGGATTATCCCAGAGTTCggtcacctcacaaagaagtgcctacatttccgttgaggagctcacaaagagccggatcttttccaaccctatccgcTTCTAGCGACcataaagatcaagctagaatttccttactcaatttgaagtcgattacaaacttcccgtagCACTCCACAAaggttgggtgctctacgggcgacgccttgccgtctagaagcacaaagcttcaagagaaaatatcacagcgaatgctcgatgaagaactcaatgctcaagtgccttaatctcactccaaacctaaactcactaaatttttgcaaaacttagcactagaggtggttggagggattttgaatgctcttggaatactcaagagtctagagttcagcagcaacagcaaacgtttaatgctatggggtgtggaagtatatatagccctctctaaaaaactagccgttactgttctgacagacctaacccggagtaaccggtgaacaccggagtatccagtctcaattccaaaaacggcgtcagaacggtcacagaacgtgtcagaactagccgttacaattctgttaagttaccggagtctccggtgaacatcggagtctccggtcctgacagggctatcactcagactaagtccggagactttccagaccctccggcttctctaggtaccggagtatccggtgaacaccggagactccgatccttttatcaaaagaataaatattaactgAACCacccttgccggagtctccctcggagactccggtaaaaacattttctcctaccggagtatccggtgaataccggagactccggtctttttttaaacaaaaaataaatacctaaccgatcgacctctggcggagtctccctcggagactccggccttaaaactcaccaactaccggagtatccagtgaacatcggagactccggtctttttcaacaaaaaataaaacGGAACCGAGcgccctctgccggagtctatctcggagactccggactaaatactgagtaccggagtatccggtgaacaccaaagactccggactcagtgaacttttgctAAACAACccagtgtccgtgggtgagtgtgtctctcaacttattcgttctaaaggatatcttgagcattgagacactaaacaagcaatcaaatacaaccctcttaatagagagGCTATCCTAGActtaatttcaaaaatagagaaatttaaatcctattgagtactcctagttgcttctcctttcttttcgaagggcgtcaaacgtcatatgtcttctcaatttagacttagacctgttcatgacttagataaacatattagattcttaatcgttttgtcatcaacaagccaaaactcacttagagggtctagatgcactttcagagatgaccgtaacattgagggatgtggccatgctgaccgggctgtCGACCAGGGGTGCCCCGTTAGTAGTTTCGCGACCaacaaaggagcagtggaagagttacGTTTagggcaggtaattattttttatgtaattcaCTTCATATTCTTTAGTGCTATTAATGCTTCACTGACCCTCTGCATTTTGCAGGTTtagtgtgcaatatgacataaaggatgttggcctctccATATCCTGGATTCATGGCCTACCATAGCTCGGTTCATGCCCACCGGATGTGGACGAGACTACAGTTATACAgcattatgaggtgtacttgtaaaTCATGTTGGGAGGCATCATGTTTTATAACATGGCAGATGATTATGTCATccctcatattgtatggtttgCATGTCAGCTCACGTTACGTCCTTACGAGCCAACATCTTACAATTGGGGATCGGTTGTGATGGTTGCTACGTATAAATGATTGTGTACCGCAACCCAGCGGTCAAAAAAGAAGGGATCTGTTACAGGCTGCCTATACTTGTTATAGCTATAGAGCTGCGAGTACCTCCCAGTTTGTCGATCTtgggtgagcaagagctactatcttgtccccatctccgatggcattgcagatgacatgaggcatacgatggggtatcggtggattcatgccaggctgagATGGATTCAGCAGCAATACTAATGTTTCGACATTCCAGCAgtaatacaggagaaggttcaaggaacattacaagaggacgttcacgcaccaTATCAACATGACGTATGAccaacaaggaaataggacgtgctcctaccgtgatagatcaagatgatgacgaggacaacgatttcatgccacaacgacccctcaTTCTGAggtctccatctccggaggacactgAGGATCCTGAAGATTATGATGGATTTGCTTCTACCCATCCTCACAACTTCCAATCGCCACCTCGacgacgacaaccatcttaccctgatagcatggACTGGCACAACTGGCTTTCTTTCACTGAGTTTATGTCGCCACTTTTCACCATCATCTTGAGATGCTCTAGATAATCAACAGCTATGCACTATACATCTTaagatcaatgatacaagggagAATATTGCACTACTATATTTTAAGATTGCTCATAGCCTTTGAGACTACATGGTGAATTAAGAATTTTAAAATGTACATTtatattagcaaataatttGTAATTTTATAGATACTTGGAAATCTCTAACATTAATGTGCTTAGGCTCAAACCATGATATATGTTCATACCCATATTTTGACTCagcctttagacaagaagtgatcAAAGCTTTAAGCATAAAATGACAATACCTCTATCCTAACTCTATATctttagacacaaagtgaccacatAATAGAGCTTCAAACATGGAATGGCAACACGCCTCTTTCTTTCTCTGTCGACGGACATTACGTGACGCAGCTAGTCTCGACATAAAATAACAAACACTAAGTGTTATGTGATGCAGCACTTTCCAACATAAAATGATAGCATCAAAGGGGGCGGCAACCGGGGTCAGGacatattcggtacctcatgtgccgaatacaactGATATTTATTATATGAGGTGCTAAATATGGGCTATagtaccatattcggcacctcgtatGTCGAATATGGTCAGATCCGTGTTTTTTCGGCGTATGGTGTACCAAAAGTCAATTTTCAACAAATAGGGTGCTGAATatgaatgctaaaattgtaaatacgacgatatgtcgtctatttcgataaatatgatcatatatgttgtctaattttgaatttttgccgtAAAGAAACTGTAGTCCATAGACATTACTTTGTGTTGGTTGTTGTTGGCAGTGGTTTGAATTGTAGGTCTGAATTTGAGAATGGTGTTTCTTTGTGCACATCTaatttcaatttttctttttatctttcttttttccccttatGTTATGGCTCGATGCATCAACCATATCTTGGTCTAAAAACACCGACCCGAGGGTTCGTGGCCTTGAAGAAGTGTTTTTTTCTTAGCCCTCAcggtaattttgttttatttcttcttttcctttaaATTAATGAATTGCTAATTTGGGTTGATGAAAGCCTCCTAGATCTGGGCCTCCCTGCTGCTGCACCGAGTACTTGAAGGTGGTGAAGCAAAGCTTGTGTAGGGGGGCGGCTCCTTGATCTGAGCTGAAATTCAGTAAGTATGCTTGTGCCATCTTGAAATTTTGATTCAATTTCTTGATGAAGTATACAAAGTACTATTTGCTGCCTTCAAGTTGTTCGATGTCATGCCTATATGAACAGATAACCAAAATTGTTAAATGTTTTTGTGCAGGACCTGAACCTGCCGGGCGAGGTGATGTACGGATCGTCGGTGTCCAAGGATCTAAACCTTCCGGCACAACCGGCGATGAGTTCGTCCGGGCTGCTGAGGTACAGATCGGTGCCGAGCACGCTGCTCGGCGAAGTCTGCGAAGACTTCCTCCCTGCTGAGCCCCGCGCCGCCAGCCCCGACGCCGGCGCCGATAACGTTTTCTCCAGGTTCTTGGCCGACCACCATATCCGGGAAGACaagccgtcgccgccggcgcctcCTGCCCCTGCCGCGGTTCACTTCCCGAATGAAGCCGCTATGGCCTCCCAACAGCTGCAAATGATGTTCCACGCCCAGCAGCAGCCCGGGCTCTACCGCACCGTCATTTCCGGCAcggaggccgccgccgctgccggcgtcggcgtcggcgccaGCAGCCTGATTCGGCAGAGCAGCTCGCCCGCCGGATTCCTCGATCAATTGAACATGGACAACGGTTGGTTCTTCCTCAATTCGGCCTACTTTTAGTACTAACAGTTGTTGCCACTCCCTACATACTTCCAGCACAGCAATTATTGCAGTTCTTGGGGAGTTATTCTTGGAAACATTTCTATTTCCGGAACTGAGCCTGCCCTATCTGTGCTGTTTGGCTTAATTCAGGATATGGGGGCATGCTGAGGGCAGGCATGGGCATGGGCTTCAGGAACGGCTGCAGCGCCGCTGCGGCCGACTCCCCCGCAGGCGGCGGGAGCAGGCTAAAGGGGCAGCTCAGCTTCTCGTCACGGCAAGGCTCGCTGATGTCACAGATCTCGGAGATGGGCCGCGAGGAGCTCGGAGGGAGCAGCCCCGAGGCTGCCGGTGGCGGCAGGGGGTACATCCCCGGGTACCCAACGGGCTCCGGGTGGCAGGGCACGTCGTCTCTCATGTCAGAGAACTTGTCTGGGATGAAACGCCGTCGGGACTCGTCGGAGCCTGGACAGGTGCTTCCACTGTACTGGCACTTCCATTTCAAGTAGCATATCTATAATCTATGTGGTGAGTTAACGAGGATTTGCGTGGTCTCATCGGTGCAGAACGGCCTTACGCACCAGTTCAGCCTGCCGAAGACGTCGTCGGAGATGGCAGCTATCGAGAAGTTCCTCCAGTTCCAGGACGCTGTGCCTTGCAAGATCCGCGCCAAGCGGGGATGCGCCACGCACCCGCGCAGTGTCGCCGAGCGGGTTAGGGAATTTCATGATCTTGCATagaatttcttaaatttcttCTCTGCAGTTAAGCAATTTGCTGAAAGATAATCCCTGCTGCCCAGGTGAGGAGAACAAAGATCAGCGAGCGAATCCGAAAGCTGCAAGAACTCGTGCCAAACATGGACAAGGTACTGCACACTCTGTAGTCTGTACCAATCGTCTCTCCCCAATAGGCAATAGAACAGTGGAGTTAGCAAATTTGCTATGCGAGGACCATTCCATAATTGACTTGTCTACAACCTGCCCTTCCATTTCCTGCAGCAAACCAACACTTCTGAAATGCTGGATTTGGCTGTCGACTACATCAAAGAACTCCAGAAGCAGGTTAAGGTAAGTGGTTGTTATGGAATCCAATAAGTCCTCCGCAAATGAGCACATGTCGGTTGCTTGTTTATAGGGTCAACCTGCCCTGAATAGTGAGGTCTAACTCAAGAAGCTAATTTGCACTATGACTGAGAGAAAAGGGTAGCCTATTTCCTTTCATTAGACTTATCTAAATTACCCGCTTCAAAACAGATTTTTTAGAGTTACATGCTGCAATCTGCTCATTGAAGGTGTTAAATGAGAGCCGCGCTAATTGCACCTGTTCAGCGAGCAAGAATCAGCAGTACTCCGGTTGAAGCCCTGGACTCCGCAGTGCACACCGAACAAAACCCTGAGACCTCAAAAGCAAATTCATTTTGGACAGAGGAGATGCAAACGTTGCTCTCATTTCTTTGGGGTTTGAAAAGAGGCAATGGAGTAGCTCGTGTACCAGGCAGTGTATCTGTTATGAGCTAAGGGGAATGGAGCACTGGCATCATCAAGTATTCAAGTGATAAGGAGAAGGGTGAACGTGGGGAGACATGGAAGAAACAATTGTATAGTTTTGCTGTAACTTTGTATATATACCACCCTTTCCGTAGAAAGTTGCTAGTGTACTTCTACTTCTTGTAGCAGCTGTACATGTGCCACAACAAAATAGTACAAAAACCTGAAGGTGTTCAATGGAAGCAATAGTGTTTCAAATCTGTGAATGTATCATCGAATTATCCTCCTTGGTTAGATGGTTTTCATGCATAGATAATTGGATATCCTCTGAAATAGTCCTCGTGCTTCCTCTTGGAGCTCAGGCTGGTACTGAAACTGTTCATAGTTCAGCTGTCTGACTTCTTCATACAGCGTTActctaagaccatctccaaaaGAGTCATCAAATCTCActtttctagtgctacagtgttttgcggTCTACTGTAGTACTGtaaattcatctccaacagatcctaTAGCTAGTGCTACAATGCTGCTACAGtagaaaaataaaggatgctgtaatagtattttgaggatgaaaatttgaggtagctgttggagatggtctaacgcTGACCGAGAGATTCAGGCAGGTTTCCACCTTGTCAGAATGTCTTTCCTCCAGTATAATTGCAACAGGCAATGGATGTATTTGAACTTCCCTCAATAGGAAGGAGCTATGGGTTTTGAGAGTTGGGATATGTTTGAGGGTTCATTAAGAAGATCTAATACAGTTAGTTTGTTAGCTAAATGCTCATTGTCTAATACAGAATTTACATAACTACATACCGCAACTGTTTGCAATCTCATCTTGTCAAAATGTCTTTCCTCCAGTATAATTGCAGCAGGCAATGGATGGATTTGAACTTTCCCGTCGAGGATGAACTGACACTACAAATTACAATGCAGGTATGCGTGCCTAGATGTAAGCTCGAAGCTCCTCTTAGCTCTTGGGAGTTTCCTCGCTGCACTTTCGGCCCACGTGAACTTCTAGTATACTTTACTGAGTTCAGGACGGGGcatagaaaattttgggagaTCTAAGAGATTGGATCTCCATGTTCCACCTCTCCTTtctgttttctattttttcagttCCTGTCGGGTTAGAGTATACTGTGCTTCAGGAGTGTACCGTCTTGGCTAAAGACAGTTCAGCAAATTTGACAGTTTAGAGCCTATCACTGTATCATGGACTGTACAGTGTAGCAGCTACATGGATCTCAAGACACTATCTACTACTATATCTCAAGATCGCATCTTTCAATGGATTATCAGTGAACTGAGTTATCATAGAACTAAAAGAAGAAATTCAGGTCCGAACTTGGAATCTTTACATACGTCAAAAGATTCCATTGATTCATGGACATGCGACATGGCCAGCCAGCGAGTTAAGAGGCCACTGGCAAGTGAGCCTGACCTACTTGTCCACGAACCGAAGAACAGGAACTGGAGACGCTGACGTGGATCAGAATGACTTCCAGCTGCTGCTGTCCCTCCATGTCTTCCACGTCTCAGACTCTCAGGTGTTGGGATATGGAACAGTGCTTCCACAGTAGTAACATCGATCCATCGTTGAAGCAATCGTCTTCTCTGTTGTGAGGAAAGGATCGATCGGGCGGCTGGGGCGGAGCGCTCGTGGAGAAAGGAAGGAAAGGACGTC
This region includes:
- the LOC133893692 gene encoding transcription factor bHLH130-like, whose protein sequence is MYGSSVSKDLNLPAQPAMSSSGLLRYRSVPSTLLGEVCEDFLPAEPRAASPDAGADNVFSRFLADHHIREDKPSPPAPPAPAAVHFPNEAAMASQQLQMMFHAQQQPGLYRTVISGTEAAAAAGVGVGASSLIRQSSSPAGFLDQLNMDNGYGGMLRAGMGMGFRNGCSAAAADSPAGGGSRLKGQLSFSSRQGSLMSQISEMGREELGGSSPEAAGGGRGYIPGYPTGSGWQGTSSLMSENLSGMKRRRDSSEPGQNGLTHQFSLPKTSSEMAAIEKFLQFQDAVPCKIRAKRGCATHPRSVAERVRRTKISERIRKLQELVPNMDKQTNTSEMLDLAVDYIKELQKQVKVLNESRANCTCSASKNQQYSG